One Brassica napus cultivar Da-Ae chromosome C4, Da-Ae, whole genome shotgun sequence genomic region harbors:
- the LOC106393814 gene encoding uncharacterized protein LOC106393814, which translates to MASLYSCFVVGSLAVLLQFLFVSASTKSINAICQSVTDKAFCVNTLTAYPPAASATSTFQAAEAALSLSISYAGKSASFAANAANQNPNMKKQFAACKDAYATIIASIKSAAAELKESPDTANYDVMVCRDSSTIVKNLIRKNVDKDSKMLIKMTLMMERLLAIAVGATVAVGG; encoded by the exons ATGGCTTCTCTCTATTCTTGTTTTGTTGTCGGTTCTCTGGCAGTTTTGTTACAGTTTCTCTTTGTCTCTGCTTCAACAAAATCCATCAACGCCATATGCCAAAGTGTCACTGACAAAGCCTTCTGCGTCAATACTTTGACTGCGTATCCTCCGGCCGCTTCTGCCACCAGCACG TTCCAAGCGGCTGAGGCGGCGCTCAGCCTTAGCATATCCTACGCCGGGAAATCAGCAAGTTTCGCCGCAAATGCGGCAAACCAGAATCCAAACATGAAGAAGCAGTTCGCTGCGTGTAAGGATGCATATGCGACAATTATAGCATCTATCAAGAGTGCTGCCGCAGAACTCAAGGAATCTCCAGATACGGCTAACTATGATGTCATGGTTTGTAGGGACAGCTCGACGATCGTGAAGAATTTGATCAGGAAAAATGTAGACAAGGATTCGAAGATGCTTATAAAGATGACATTGATGATGGAGAGGCTTCTTGCTATTGCTGTTGGAGCCACCGTTGCTGTTGGTGGGTAA
- the LOC125586258 gene encoding mRNA-decapping enzyme subunit 2-like codes for MSSLPSKKILDDLYTRFVVNGPEEEKQSLNRLMFLVESAHWYYEDNVVENDKTLKSLSFGEFTRLLFNNSDALRPHVGYMDMIFRDFFSYKSRIPVTGAIILDETYERCLLVKGWKQSSNWSFPRGKKNTNEEDDVCAIREVLEETGCDVSKLLNKEEYIEITFEGKKRVRLYIVVGVRDDTAFAPLTKKEISQISWFRLDGLESGFAGLKLFEVAPFLASLKSWISKHLSPLSIDKPLKPPLCVWTATKKTTTTITITTTERRYNVKPWRQSLKVNKSAILPALGICS; via the coding sequence ATGTCGAGCCTCCCGTCGAAGAAAATTCTGGACGATCTCTACACTCGATTTGTTGTGAACGGCCCCGAGGAAGAAAAACAGTCTTTGAATCGACTCATGTTTCTTGTAGAGAGTGCTCACTGGTACTACGAAGATAACGTTGTCGAAAACGACAAAACCCTAAAGTCGCTGTCCTTTGGAGAGTTTACTCGTCTCTTATTCAACAACTCCGATGCGTTGAGACCTCACGTTGGATACATGGATATGATATTTAGAGACTTTTTCTCTTACAAGTCTCGAATCCCGGTCACTGGTGCGATTATATTGGACGAGACATACGAACGTTGCTTGCTGGTCAAGGGATGGAAACAATCATCGAATTGGAGCTTTCCACGAGGGAAGAAGAATACgaacgaagaagatgatgtttgcGCTATACGAGAGGTCCTCGAGGAGACAGGGTGTGATGTATCGAAGCTGCTTAATAAAGAAGAATACATCGAGATTACATTCGAAGGAAAGAAGAGAGTGAGGCTTTACATTGTCGTTGGCGTGAGAGATGATACAGCTTTTGCGCCACTAACGAAGAAGGAGATCAGTCAAATCTCATGGTTTCGGCTTGATGGGCTTGAAAGTGGATTCGCTGGTCTCAAGTTGTTTGAGGTTGCACCTTTTCTAGCATCCTTGAAGTCGTGGATATCAAAGCATCTGTCTCCTCTGAGCATTGACAAGCCCCTTAAACCACCACTCTGCGTGTGGACTGCAACAAAGAAGACAACGACAACaataacaataacaacaacGGAAAGAAGATACAATGTAAAACCTTGGAGACAGTCTCTAAAGGTCAACAAGTCTGCAATTTTGCCGGCCTTGGGAATTTGTTCTTGA
- the LOC106356139 gene encoding putative cytochrome c oxidase subunit 5C-4: MANVPKIGKAVYQGPSIVKEIIYGIALGLAAGGLWKMHHWNNQRRTREFYDLLEKGEISVVVADE; encoded by the coding sequence ATGGCGAATGTTCCAAAGATAGGGAAGGCTGTGTACCAGGGACCAAGCATAGTCAAAGAGATAATATATGGAATAGCACTAGGACTTGCGGCTGGAGGGTTGTGGAAGATGCATCATTGGAACAACCAAAGACGAACGAGGGAGTTTTACGATTTGCTAGAGAAGGGAGAGATCAGTGTTGTCGTTGCAGATGAGTAG